In Pontiella desulfatans, one DNA window encodes the following:
- the rpoC gene encoding DNA-directed RNA polymerase subunit beta' produces the protein MEKNSNVADIFGIKQQEQSDFASITLASPESIRSWSHGEVKNPETINYRTFKPEKGGLFCERIFGPTKDWECSCGKYKRIKHKGVICDRCGVEVTLSRVRRERMAHIELAVPTSHIWFFKATPSRMGLILDMTMRNLERVLYYDNYIVVDAGDTPLKEKQLLSEEEYREAMDNYGVDNFVAKIGAEGVRELLTKIDPVETLQALEEAMMNTRSKQTRKKLVNQMKVMEGFIKSNSRPEWMIMEVLPVIPPDLRPLVPLEGGRFATSDLNDLYRRVINRNNRLRTLLALKTPEVIIRNEKRMLQQSVDALFDNGRHGRAVTGPGNRPLKSLSDMLKGKQGRFRQNLLGKRVDYSGRSVIVVGPTLKLNQCGLPKKMALVLFEPFIIRRLKERGVVHTVRSAKKMIEREVDEVWDILDEVTRGHTVMLNRAPTLHRLSIQSFEPILIEGEAIQLHPLVCTAYNADFDGDQMAVHVPLSVEAQVESKSLMLASNNIFSPSSGKPVTTPTQDIALGVYFLTSESQSYMMERKFGKKKSGNEHLRMMNDIMEVHTAYDEGVVRLHDRIRYRNPDYQRETRNGDQERSVITTTVGRVFFNEVWPSELGFVNKTATKKVVGILIEQCYEISGHNVTVTVLDALKNLGYEHATRSGMSIGLCDMIIPQDKGEMVAKAREEIEGVEAKHRKGLITEGERYNMIIDIWTDTNDKLTNKLFDVLEKNDDPMNVQSKEELNPVYVMVDSGARGSRQQIRQLAGMRGLMAKPSGEIIERPILSNFREGLSVLEYFISTHGARKGLADTALKTADSGYLTRKLVDVSHDIIITEEDCHTLNGIEVSAITEGDDELVSLATRIIGRTAAEDICNPHTLEVLVAAGELIDKYSARKVESAGVETVVIRSVLTCESRRGVCAKCYGKNLATGKVAQLGQPVGIIAAQSIGEPGTQLTMRTFHIGGTASSVFKQPKVIAKSGGFAKYEGIRSVKVDSKNVILNKNGNIVIVDEEGRELERYALVIGALVSVDDGGEVKAGETFVEWDPYSVPILSEHDGKLEFHDFIEGVTVQKAVDESTGVEGLTVMEHKEDLHPQIVIVGKDGNKGFYSIPAGAQVMIKEGEQIGAGYTLARTPRKTVRTKDITGGLPRVAELVEARTPKEAAEIAKIEGIVELGGIAKGKRKLIVRDTVTGAEEEHLIPMNKHVIVFPGDFVHKGQQLTEGPIVPQELLEVCGPQDLQEYLVNEVQAVYRLQGVEINDKHIEVIVRQMLRKVKITDPGDTEFLWGEQVEKQTFQEVNQRAVGDGRRPAEASPVLLGITKAALETESFISAASFQDTTRVLTKAATLGMVDSLRGFKENVIMGRLIPAGTGFPMYRDIKPVKLGEEISVEDALGGDPLAFADQPNDEDL, from the coding sequence GTGGAAAAGAATTCAAACGTTGCCGACATCTTCGGTATCAAGCAACAGGAACAGAGCGACTTTGCAAGCATTACGCTCGCATCGCCCGAGTCGATCCGTTCGTGGAGCCATGGCGAAGTAAAGAATCCGGAAACCATCAACTACCGGACTTTCAAACCCGAGAAGGGCGGCCTGTTCTGCGAACGCATCTTCGGGCCGACCAAAGACTGGGAATGCTCGTGCGGCAAATACAAGCGCATCAAGCATAAGGGCGTCATCTGCGACCGTTGCGGCGTGGAAGTCACCCTGTCGCGCGTCCGCCGCGAACGCATGGCCCACATCGAATTGGCCGTGCCGACCTCGCACATCTGGTTCTTCAAGGCGACCCCGAGCCGCATGGGGCTCATCCTGGACATGACCATGCGCAACCTCGAGCGCGTGCTCTACTACGACAACTACATCGTGGTCGATGCCGGCGATACGCCGCTGAAGGAAAAGCAGCTGCTCTCCGAAGAAGAATACCGCGAAGCCATGGACAACTATGGCGTCGACAACTTCGTGGCCAAGATCGGTGCCGAAGGCGTGCGCGAACTGCTCACCAAGATCGATCCGGTTGAAACCCTTCAGGCTTTGGAAGAAGCCATGATGAACACCCGCTCCAAGCAAACCCGCAAGAAGCTGGTGAACCAGATGAAGGTGATGGAGGGCTTCATCAAGTCCAACTCCCGTCCGGAATGGATGATCATGGAAGTGCTGCCGGTCATCCCGCCGGATCTGCGCCCGCTGGTTCCGCTCGAAGGCGGCCGTTTCGCCACCTCCGACCTGAACGACCTCTATCGCCGCGTCATCAACCGCAACAACCGCCTTCGCACGTTGCTCGCGCTCAAGACCCCCGAGGTCATCATCCGCAACGAAAAGCGCATGCTGCAGCAGTCGGTCGACGCCCTGTTCGACAATGGCCGCCATGGCCGCGCCGTCACCGGGCCGGGCAACCGCCCGCTGAAATCGTTGAGCGACATGCTCAAGGGCAAGCAAGGCCGTTTCCGCCAGAACCTGCTCGGTAAACGTGTCGACTATTCCGGCCGTTCCGTAATTGTTGTGGGCCCGACCCTCAAGCTGAACCAGTGCGGCCTTCCGAAGAAGATGGCCCTCGTTCTCTTCGAGCCCTTCATCATCCGGCGCCTGAAGGAACGCGGTGTGGTCCACACCGTCCGTAGCGCGAAGAAGATGATCGAGCGCGAAGTCGACGAAGTTTGGGACATCCTCGACGAAGTGACCCGCGGACATACGGTGATGCTCAACCGCGCACCGACGCTCCACAGGCTTTCGATCCAGTCGTTCGAGCCGATCCTCATCGAAGGGGAAGCCATTCAGCTGCATCCGCTCGTTTGTACCGCCTACAACGCCGACTTCGACGGTGACCAGATGGCCGTCCACGTGCCGCTCTCCGTTGAGGCGCAGGTCGAGTCGAAGAGCCTTATGCTGGCGAGCAACAACATTTTCTCGCCGTCTTCCGGCAAGCCGGTCACCACTCCGACGCAGGACATCGCGCTGGGGGTATACTTCCTCACGTCCGAATCGCAGTCCTACATGATGGAGCGCAAGTTCGGGAAGAAGAAATCCGGCAACGAGCATCTGCGCATGATGAATGACATCATGGAAGTGCACACGGCCTACGACGAAGGCGTCGTCCGGTTGCACGACCGCATTCGCTACCGCAATCCCGACTACCAGCGCGAAACCCGCAACGGCGACCAGGAACGCTCCGTGATCACCACCACGGTGGGCCGTGTCTTCTTCAACGAAGTCTGGCCGAGTGAACTCGGATTCGTGAACAAGACCGCCACCAAGAAGGTGGTCGGAATCCTCATCGAGCAGTGCTACGAAATCTCCGGGCACAACGTCACCGTCACCGTCCTGGATGCCCTCAAGAACCTCGGCTACGAACACGCCACCCGTTCCGGCATGTCCATCGGCCTCTGCGACATGATCATTCCGCAGGACAAAGGCGAGATGGTGGCCAAGGCCCGCGAGGAAATCGAGGGCGTTGAAGCCAAGCACCGCAAGGGTCTCATCACCGAGGGTGAACGCTACAACATGATCATCGACATCTGGACCGACACCAACGACAAGCTGACCAACAAGCTGTTCGACGTGCTCGAAAAGAACGACGACCCGATGAACGTGCAGTCCAAGGAAGAACTCAACCCGGTCTACGTGATGGTCGATTCCGGTGCCCGTGGTTCGCGCCAGCAGATCCGCCAGCTGGCCGGCATGCGTGGCCTGATGGCCAAGCCGTCCGGCGAAATTATCGAACGTCCGATTCTGTCGAACTTCCGTGAAGGTTTGTCGGTGCTCGAATACTTCATTTCGACGCACGGTGCCCGCAAAGGTCTGGCCGATACCGCGTTGAAAACCGCCGACTCCGGTTACCTTACCCGTAAGCTGGTCGACGTTTCGCACGATATCATCATCACCGAGGAAGACTGCCACACGCTCAACGGCATTGAAGTCAGCGCCATCACCGAAGGCGACGACGAGCTCGTCTCCCTGGCAACGCGCATCATCGGCCGTACGGCTGCGGAAGACATCTGCAACCCGCACACGCTGGAAGTCCTCGTGGCCGCCGGCGAGCTGATCGATAAATATTCCGCCCGCAAGGTGGAAAGCGCCGGGGTTGAAACCGTGGTGATCCGCTCCGTGCTGACCTGCGAATCCCGTCGCGGCGTCTGCGCCAAATGCTACGGCAAAAACCTCGCCACCGGCAAGGTGGCCCAGCTCGGCCAGCCCGTGGGCATCATCGCGGCGCAGTCGATTGGTGAGCCGGGCACGCAGCTGACCATGCGTACGTTCCACATCGGTGGTACGGCATCGTCCGTATTTAAACAGCCGAAGGTAATCGCCAAGTCCGGCGGTTTCGCCAAGTACGAAGGCATCCGTTCCGTTAAGGTCGATAGCAAGAACGTCATCCTCAACAAAAACGGCAACATTGTTATTGTCGACGAGGAAGGTCGCGAACTCGAGCGCTATGCCCTCGTGATCGGCGCCCTCGTTTCCGTCGATGACGGCGGCGAAGTGAAAGCCGGCGAAACGTTTGTTGAGTGGGATCCGTACTCCGTTCCGATTCTTTCCGAACACGACGGTAAACTTGAGTTCCACGACTTCATCGAGGGGGTAACGGTCCAGAAGGCCGTCGACGAATCCACCGGTGTTGAAGGCCTAACGGTCATGGAACACAAGGAAGACCTCCACCCGCAGATCGTGATCGTCGGAAAAGACGGCAACAAGGGCTTCTACTCCATCCCGGCCGGAGCCCAGGTGATGATCAAGGAAGGCGAGCAGATCGGCGCGGGTTACACCCTGGCGCGTACGCCGCGTAAGACGGTTCGTACGAAGGACATCACCGGTGGTCTGCCGCGTGTGGCCGAGCTCGTCGAAGCCCGTACCCCGAAGGAAGCGGCCGAGATCGCCAAGATCGAAGGCATCGTTGAACTCGGCGGCATTGCCAAGGGCAAGCGCAAGCTCATCGTTCGCGACACCGTCACCGGTGCCGAGGAAGAGCACCTCATCCCGATGAACAAGCACGTCATCGTGTTCCCCGGCGACTTTGTCCACAAGGGGCAGCAGCTCACCGAAGGCCCGATTGTTCCGCAGGAACTGCTCGAGGTTTGCGGACCGCAGGACCTGCAGGAATATCTCGTGAACGAGGTCCAGGCCGTCTACCGTCTGCAAGGGGTGGAAATCAACGACAAGCACATCGAGGTGATCGTTCGCCAGATGCTGCGCAAGGTCAAGATTACCGATCCCGGCGACACCGAGTTCCTCTGGGGCGAGCAGGTCGAAAAGCAGACCTTCCAGGAAGTCAACCAACGCGCGGTCGGCGATGGCCGCCGCCCGGCGGAAGCCTCCCCGGTACTGCTCGGCATCACCAAGGCCGCGCTCGAAACCGAGTCGTTCATCTCGGCGGCGTCGTTCCAGGATACCACCCGCGTTCTCACCAAAGCCGCAACGCTCGGCATGGTCGACTCGCTGCGTGGCTTCAAGGAAAACGTCATCATGGGTCGCTTGATTCCCGCCGGTACCGGTTTCCCGATGTACCGCGACATCAAGCCGGTCAAGCTGGGCGAGGAAATCTCGGTGGAAGACGCACTCGGCGGAGACCCGCTCGCGTTTGCCGACCAGCCGAACGACGAAGACCTCTAA
- a CDS encoding RNA-directed DNA polymerase, whose translation MATNLNQIGVKARKESKLVFTSLYHHICDVDNLRACFHALKSGKATGLDKVTKEEYGAKLEENLLDLSGRLKRMGYRPGVKRRSYIPKAGSDNLILHLI comes from the coding sequence ATGGCAACAAACCTGAACCAGATAGGAGTGAAGGCGCGCAAGGAGTCGAAGCTGGTGTTTACCAGCTTGTATCATCACATCTGCGATGTGGACAACCTGCGGGCCTGTTTTCATGCGCTGAAGTCGGGCAAGGCGACGGGGCTGGATAAAGTTACAAAGGAAGAGTACGGAGCAAAACTGGAAGAAAACCTGCTGGATCTTTCCGGGCGGTTGAAACGGATGGGCTACCGGCCCGGCGTGAAACGGCGCAGTTATATCCCCAAGGCTGGCAGCGATAATCTGATCCTCCACTTGATATGA
- a CDS encoding lipocalin-like domain-containing protein, whose amino-acid sequence MHKLTRRLMTTLFIGASLALVGCGDDDGKEDKDSGIVGTWRLYKEEIDGKTYYFPSPEGYYGKLVFNADGSGTSYFNFAGSYGFNDIFEGYVPDADAPEDFTYTVTGNEVSLGGEFQFTFSGNEFVLWDDGDSSFFRKE is encoded by the coding sequence ATGCATAAACTAACCAGAAGACTAATGACAACCCTATTTATTGGAGCGTCACTCGCACTTGTTGGATGTGGAGATGATGATGGGAAAGAAGATAAGGATTCCGGCATCGTAGGAACATGGAGATTATATAAGGAAGAAATTGATGGGAAGACATATTACTTCCCTTCGCCAGAAGGCTATTATGGGAAGTTGGTGTTTAATGCCGACGGATCAGGAACCTCATATTTCAATTTCGCGGGCTCTTATGGGTTTAATGATATCTTTGAGGGGTATGTACCAGATGCTGATGCTCCCGAAGACTTTACTTATACCGTCACTGGCAACGAGGTCTCCCTCGGTGGTGAGTTCCAGTTCACTTTTTCAGGTAATGAATTTGTTCTTTGGGATGATGGTGACTCCTCCTTTTTCCGGAAAGAATAG
- a CDS encoding 3-keto-disaccharide hydrolase, producing MKTIVATACCMLALQAMAKEYAASEGWKPLFNGKDLSEFTVEDGQATYEVKDGVITGHTAVPSPNTFLATKAQYGDFELEFEVKVSDKLNSGVQIRSRSRVADEGKFKVGRFYGPQVEIEAGPGQAGYIYGEATGRGWLSPEPTSKDPAVNQHSHFKNGEWNHYRIVAKGARIQTFINGQPIADLSDEEIFKTHPKGQLGLQVHGINAKLHPMSVSWRNLHIREI from the coding sequence ATGAAAACGATCGTTGCAACCGCATGCTGTATGCTGGCCCTCCAGGCCATGGCGAAGGAATACGCTGCCAGCGAAGGCTGGAAGCCGCTTTTCAATGGCAAGGATTTGTCTGAATTCACGGTTGAGGATGGCCAGGCGACCTATGAGGTTAAGGATGGCGTGATTACCGGCCATACGGCGGTGCCGAGCCCCAACACCTTTCTCGCCACGAAGGCGCAGTATGGCGATTTTGAACTGGAGTTCGAGGTGAAGGTTTCCGACAAGCTCAACTCCGGTGTGCAGATCCGTTCGCGCTCGCGTGTGGCGGATGAAGGCAAGTTCAAGGTTGGCCGGTTCTATGGCCCGCAGGTCGAGATCGAGGCGGGGCCCGGGCAGGCCGGCTACATTTACGGGGAGGCGACCGGTCGAGGCTGGCTTTCGCCCGAACCCACATCGAAGGATCCGGCGGTCAACCAGCATAGCCATTTCAAGAACGGGGAGTGGAACCACTACCGCATCGTGGCCAAGGGCGCGCGTATCCAAACCTTCATCAACGGCCAGCCCATCGCCGACCTCTCCGACGAGGAAATCTTCAAGACGCATCCGAAAGGGCAGCTCGGCCTGCAGGTTCACGGCATCAATGCCAAGCTGCACCCGATGAGCGTCAGCTGGCGCAACCTCCATATCCGCGAAATCTAA
- a CDS encoding phospholipase D-like domain-containing protein: protein MKPLMVLGCVLVAGCSSIPERELENAFKYQRLKRYDIELAKPIASEYQTLASKAWKTMAAGGTSEYVSILELGDDALLARIHLIRSAKESIDIQTFIWKDDPTSRFVFDELVKAAERGVLVRILIDAVNTPATPAQLARMARAHRNLEICLYKPLRETIEYGKIGFMGNLVLKTKHMNRRMHNKLVLVDGRVGIAGGRNYEGKYYDRDPDFLFRDRDVVVAGPAVMDMQDSFELFWQDKSAVFLTQLLDVRREFEKLTNGNEPFSDPDDLWMFGEIDKLANERSLAKVRTSIKVYEADKVMFIYDTPRKFQGGKGRMDFDEWFEFLITGSTDRLVYQTPYLIYSRNVRRRIAELREDHPNYRIIASSNSLAAADHLAVYALSFKHRKELYKRTGIDIYEAKPYPGDQHDYVYGLDAIVDRAIENAGIDRDDVGRIERAGPLLCIHAKSLVLDGKVALIGSHNFDPRSAKLNTECGVFIDDEEVALALERVILNGCEPQNAWTVSKGPKTPVISHFSGFIGAISTALPVFDIWPYRYTTNFDLKEGCAPLPPRDPNFQQNYTDVGYFPEVPDSSTVIQTRLMKAFFGWARPLM, encoded by the coding sequence ATGAAACCATTGATGGTGCTGGGGTGTGTGCTGGTTGCGGGGTGTTCGAGTATTCCGGAGCGTGAGCTGGAGAATGCCTTCAAGTACCAGCGCCTGAAGCGCTACGACATCGAGTTGGCCAAGCCGATTGCCTCCGAATACCAGACCTTGGCCTCCAAGGCGTGGAAAACGATGGCAGCGGGGGGAACCTCCGAATACGTCAGCATCCTTGAGCTGGGCGATGACGCCTTGCTGGCACGCATCCACCTGATCCGGTCGGCCAAGGAGTCGATCGATATCCAGACCTTCATCTGGAAGGACGATCCCACCAGCCGCTTTGTGTTCGACGAATTGGTGAAGGCCGCCGAGCGCGGGGTGCTGGTGCGCATCCTGATCGATGCCGTCAACACGCCGGCCACACCGGCGCAGCTGGCTCGCATGGCGCGCGCCCACCGCAACCTCGAAATCTGCCTCTACAAGCCACTGCGCGAAACCATCGAATACGGGAAGATCGGCTTCATGGGCAACCTGGTGCTGAAGACCAAGCACATGAACCGTCGGATGCACAACAAGCTGGTGCTCGTGGATGGCCGGGTCGGGATTGCCGGAGGCCGCAACTACGAGGGCAAATACTACGACCGCGATCCGGACTTTCTCTTCCGCGACCGCGATGTGGTCGTGGCCGGCCCCGCCGTGATGGATATGCAGGATTCGTTCGAGTTGTTCTGGCAGGACAAGAGCGCGGTATTCCTGACCCAGCTGCTCGATGTACGGCGGGAGTTTGAAAAGCTGACCAATGGCAACGAGCCGTTTTCCGATCCGGACGATCTTTGGATGTTCGGGGAGATCGACAAGCTGGCCAACGAAAGGTCGCTGGCGAAGGTCCGCACCAGCATCAAGGTCTACGAGGCCGACAAGGTGATGTTCATCTACGATACCCCGCGCAAGTTCCAGGGCGGCAAGGGGCGCATGGATTTTGACGAGTGGTTTGAATTCCTTATTACGGGCAGTACGGATCGCCTCGTCTACCAGACGCCCTATCTCATCTACAGCCGCAATGTCCGCCGTCGCATCGCCGAACTGCGCGAGGACCATCCGAACTATCGGATCATTGCTTCCAGCAACAGCCTGGCCGCCGCCGACCATCTGGCGGTCTATGCGCTCTCGTTCAAGCACCGGAAGGAGCTCTACAAGCGGACAGGCATCGACATCTACGAAGCCAAACCCTATCCCGGGGATCAGCATGATTATGTATACGGACTGGATGCGATTGTGGATCGGGCCATCGAGAACGCGGGCATCGATCGGGACGATGTTGGCCGGATTGAACGGGCGGGGCCGTTGCTCTGCATCCACGCCAAGTCGCTTGTGCTCGATGGCAAGGTGGCCTTGATCGGGTCGCATAACTTCGATCCGCGCTCCGCAAAGTTGAATACCGAATGCGGTGTCTTCATCGACGACGAAGAGGTTGCGTTGGCCCTGGAGCGGGTGATTCTCAATGGGTGCGAACCGCAGAACGCCTGGACGGTTAGCAAGGGGCCGAAGACCCCGGTCATCTCGCACTTCAGCGGGTTCATCGGCGCCATCTCGACCGCGCTGCCCGTGTTCGATATCTGGCCCTACCGCTACACCACGAACTTTGACCTGAAGGAGGGGTGCGCCCCCTTACCGCCGCGCGATCCCAACTTCCAGCAAAACTATACCGATGTCGGGTATTTCCCAGAGGTGCCCGATTCGTCCACCGTCATCCAGACGCGTCTGATGAAAGCGTTCTTCGGTTGGGCGCGCCCCCTGATGTAA